The following coding sequences are from one Arachis hypogaea cultivar Tifrunner chromosome 7, arahy.Tifrunner.gnm2.J5K5, whole genome shotgun sequence window:
- the LOC112702691 gene encoding uncharacterized protein yields MCPLRVILIFLSATLAGFFLLRNIRSQPSQLDNHDDDDDSSTQNSHSSNSSSSKIGSAINSGFWTLVDMASGRYLWRHRHLVSSTQSS; encoded by the exons atgtgtCCTTTGAGGGTGATTCTGATATTCTTATCCGCCACTCTTGCCGGCTTCTTCCTCCTCAGAAACATTAGATCTCAGCCTTCACAATTGGAcaatcatgatgatgatgatgattcttCAACACAAAATTCACACTCttctaactcttcttcttccaag ATTGGAAGCGCTATAAATTCAGGGTTCTGGACTTTGGTTGACATGGCTAGTGGTCGTTACCTTTGGAGGCACAGGCACTTGGTCTCTTCAACTCAATCCTCCTGA
- the LOC112702690 gene encoding CBL-interacting serine/threonine-protein kinase 10: MDSSTNTLMQRYELGRLLGQGTFGKVYYARSAITNQSVAIKVIDKDKVVRTGQCERIKREVTIMRLVRHPYIIQLLEIMATKSKIYFVMEYAKGGELFDLVAKGKLKEEVAYKYFRQLVNAVDFCHSRGVYHRDIKPENLLLDENENLKVSDFGLSALAESKRKDGLLHTTCGTPSYVAPEVIRRKGYDGTKADIWSCGVVLFVLLAGYLPFHDSNLIEMYRKISKGEFICPSWFPNNVRRLLCKMLDPDPENRATIAKIRESSWFRKGPNARQKKLEVENKSITNCADQNNEGDNAVAESNQEPAATSINAFDIISLSSGFNLNGFFEDSFQKREARFTSRQPAPVIISRLEEIAKRLKMKIKKKAAGLLKLEGLKEGRKGNLSLDAEIFEVTPYFHLVEVKKSNGDTMEYQEIMDKDIRPALKDIVWVWQGENQQEQSQQSAQLIHENDEQ; this comes from the coding sequence ATGGATAGCTCTACAAATACCTTGATGCAAAGATATGAATTGGGAAGGCTACTAGGCCAAGGAACCTTTGGCAAGGTTTACTATGCAAGGAGCGCGATTACTAACCAGAGTGTGGCCATCAAAGTAATTGACAAAGATAAAGTTGTTAGAACCGGGCAATGCGAGCGGATTAAGAGGGAAGTAACTATTATGAGGTTGGTTCGTCATCCGTATATAATTCAGCTTCTTGAGATCATGGCCACCAAGAGCAAGATTTACTTTGTTATGGAGTATGCGAAAGGTGGCGAGCTTTTTGACCTTGTGGCCAAAGGAAAGCTCAAAGAAGAAGTTGCTTACAAGTATTTTAGGCAGCTAGTGAATGCAGTCGATTTTTGTCACAGTCGAGGTGTATACCATAGAGATATAAAGCCGGAGAATCTTCTGTTGGATGAGAATGAGAATCTTAAGGTGTCGGATTTTGGGTTAAGTGCGTTGGCCGAATCGAAAAGGAAGGACGGATTGCTGCATACAACTTGTGGAACTCCTTCCTATGTTGCCCCTGAAGTCATTAGAAGGAAAGGTTATGATGGTACAAAAGCTGATATTTGGTCTTGTGGAGTAGTTCTCTTTGTCCTGTTGGCAGGGTATCTCCCTTTTCATGATTCAAATTTGATCGAGATGTACAGAAAGATAAGCAAAGGCGAATTCATTTGTCCGAGTTGGTTCCCGAACAATGTCCGGCGGCTATTGTGCAAGATGTTGGATCCAGATCCAGAAAATAGGGCTACCATAGCTAAGATCAGGGAGTCATCTTGGTTTAGGAAAGGGCCAAATGCTAGACAGAAAAAGCTTGAAGTCGAAAACAAGTCCATCACAAATTGTGCTGATCAAAACAATGAAGGTGATAATGCAGTGGCTGAATCAAATCAAGAGCCGGCTGCTACGAGTATAAACGCCTTTGATATCATAAGCCTGTCCTCTGGCTTCAACCTTAATGGATTCTTTGAAGACAGTTTCCAGAAAAGGGAAGCAAGGTTTACTTCCAGACAGCCGGCACCCGTCATCATATCGAGGTTGGAAGAAATCGCGAAGCGGCTAAAgatgaagataaagaagaaggCTGCTGGTTTGTTGAAATTAGAGGGACTCAAAGAAGGTAGGAAGGGGAATCTATCACTGGATGCTGAGATCTTTGAGGTTACTCCATATTTCCATTTGGTGGAAGTGAAAAAATCCAATGGGGACACAATGGAATATCAAGAAATTATGGATAAGGATATAAGGCCTGCCCTTAAGGACATTGTTTGGGTTTGGCAAGGTGAAAATCAACAAGAGCAATCACAACAGTCGGCACAACTGATACATGAGAACGACGAGCAGTAA